From one Nocardioides scoriae genomic stretch:
- a CDS encoding MerR family transcriptional regulator, with amino-acid sequence MTTLEGDAQVPESDLPGKSATESSTTPSGQLTIGDLADRTGLSPATIRMWETRHGFPRPERLESGHRRYTEADVATIDRVVQHKDAGTRLELAIMRAMADATPAAPSVYAYLRRRHPALGVHRLKKTTLLALSWAIEDEFCSKADRADIYGAFQRERYYEKAEPRWTELARVANSATAFADFPVSDDTTAPVRVALPADAPMRREWAVVCDASDLPVVLTAWELPGQTDVKDRDRLFESIWTVDPAAVRDAARVCSSVAGQPVPASLTSASVSPDPTAVTGLFNRMVSYVDRLS; translated from the coding sequence ATGACCACGCTCGAGGGAGATGCGCAAGTGCCGGAGTCCGATTTGCCGGGTAAGAGCGCAACAGAATCTTCAACAACGCCCTCGGGCCAGCTGACCATCGGCGACCTCGCCGACCGCACCGGACTCAGTCCGGCGACGATCCGGATGTGGGAGACGCGGCACGGCTTCCCGCGGCCCGAGCGCCTGGAGTCCGGCCACCGCCGCTACACCGAGGCCGACGTCGCCACCATCGACCGCGTCGTGCAGCACAAGGACGCCGGCACCCGCCTCGAGCTGGCGATCATGCGGGCCATGGCCGACGCCACCCCGGCCGCGCCGTCGGTCTACGCCTACCTGCGCCGCCGCCACCCCGCCCTGGGCGTGCACCGCCTGAAGAAGACGACGCTGCTGGCGCTGTCGTGGGCGATCGAGGACGAGTTCTGCTCCAAGGCCGACCGCGCCGACATCTACGGCGCCTTCCAGCGCGAGCGCTACTACGAGAAGGCCGAGCCGCGCTGGACCGAGCTGGCCCGCGTGGCCAACTCCGCCACGGCGTTCGCCGACTTCCCGGTCTCCGACGACACCACCGCCCCGGTCCGGGTGGCGCTCCCGGCCGACGCCCCGATGCGTCGCGAGTGGGCGGTCGTGTGCGACGCCTCCGACCTGCCCGTCGTGCTCACGGCCTGGGAGCTGCCCGGCCAGACCGACGTCAAGGACCGCGACCGGCTCTTCGAGTCGATCTGGACCGTCGACCCCGCGGCCGTGCGCGACGCCGCGCGGGTCTGCTCCTCGGTGGCCGGCCAGCCCGTCCCGGCCAGCCTGACCTCGGCCTCCGTCTCGCCCGACCCGACTGCGGTCACGGGCCTGTTCAACCGCATGGTCAGCTACGTCGACCGGTTGAGCTGA
- a CDS encoding FHA domain-containing protein gives MSPSLVEIDADLRVELTGLDGQSATGHLFGEGNRLTFEIDRPGVFAGNDDAPTVRAAAEMFAERGIVIKVVHDGQHLVTIGDVRAPWWQRRATGSRHIRVGSVRGAWTSLRSRTTSQGPVLPSAAAFPPPSMLPVAPTFGLRRRRRPTTTHDPHGSGTPRLAVERESMMAGERQQVFWLDRAESGIGSDPSNAIVLPGLESFHAVVTHDDRDEFVVSTAGPEVRVHGAPITTQVLRSGARIEVGQHCLAFYRDEFADHGRPYGGRSGGELGRQRPQPPRRAGDGLT, from the coding sequence GTGAGCCCGTCCCTCGTCGAGATCGACGCCGACCTCCGGGTGGAGCTGACCGGCCTCGACGGACAGTCGGCCACGGGTCACCTCTTCGGCGAGGGCAACCGGCTGACCTTCGAGATCGACCGGCCCGGCGTGTTCGCCGGCAACGACGACGCCCCCACGGTGCGCGCGGCCGCCGAGATGTTCGCCGAGCGCGGCATCGTCATCAAGGTCGTCCACGACGGCCAGCACCTCGTCACCATCGGCGACGTCCGGGCTCCCTGGTGGCAGCGCCGCGCCACCGGGTCGCGCCACATCCGCGTCGGCAGCGTGCGGGGCGCGTGGACCTCGCTGCGCTCGCGCACCACCAGCCAGGGCCCGGTGCTCCCGAGCGCCGCGGCCTTCCCGCCGCCGTCGATGCTGCCCGTCGCCCCCACCTTCGGGCTGCGGCGCCGGCGTCGCCCCACCACCACCCACGACCCCCACGGCTCCGGTACGCCGCGGCTCGCCGTCGAGCGCGAGTCGATGATGGCCGGCGAGCGCCAGCAGGTGTTCTGGCTCGACCGGGCCGAGTCGGGCATCGGTTCGGACCCCTCCAACGCGATCGTGCTGCCGGGCCTCGAGTCGTTCCACGCCGTGGTCACCCACGACGACCGCGACGAGTTCGTCGTCAGCACCGCGGGCCCCGAGGTCCGCGTGCACGGCGCACCGATCACCACCCAGGTGCTGCGCTCGGGAGCGCGCATCGAGGTCGGGCAGCACTGCCTGGCCTTCTACCGAGACGAGTTCGCCGACCACGGTCGCCCCTACGGGGGCCGCTCCGGCGGCGAGCTGGGACGTCAGCGGCCCCAACCCCCGCGACGAGCCGGAGACGGCTTGACGTAG
- a CDS encoding NAD(P)/FAD-dependent oxidoreductase, with translation MAAAPSLPTHADVVVVGAGLSGLAAARRLQDAGLDVLVVEAAERPGGRVRTDAVDGLLLDRGFQLLNPAYPEVGRVVDVDALDLQPFGAGVVMASGGRRVVLGDPRRLPSSLLSDVLHSPGGLAAKLALVRWALPVGYGPASGIRAGRDRTLDEEVRARGLAGPLTEQVLRPFLAGVLADERLETSRRLGEMILRSFVRGTPALPRAGMQALPDQLAGRLAEGTVRYAVRAKIVAGNRVVTDHGTVGATAMVVAADPHAAADILRLPRPTVRALTTFWFHAGTAPTDRPLLHVDGDRDGPVVNTAVVSNAAPSYAARGALVQATVIGARPELADDARRQAGRVYGASPAAWELVRTDVIAHALPAFPVGTPLQRRVDLGDGVFVAGDHRDTPSIQGALVSGRRAADAVLARLGVTAA, from the coding sequence ATGGCCGCCGCACCGTCCCTGCCCACGCACGCCGACGTCGTGGTGGTGGGAGCGGGCCTGTCCGGGCTCGCCGCCGCGAGGCGGCTCCAGGACGCCGGGCTCGACGTCCTGGTCGTCGAGGCCGCCGAGCGGCCCGGCGGACGGGTGCGCACCGACGCGGTCGACGGCCTGCTGCTCGACCGGGGCTTCCAGCTGCTCAACCCCGCCTACCCCGAGGTCGGCCGGGTCGTCGACGTCGACGCCCTCGACCTGCAGCCGTTCGGCGCCGGGGTGGTGATGGCGTCCGGTGGACGCCGCGTGGTGCTGGGCGACCCGCGCCGGCTGCCCAGCAGCCTGCTGTCCGACGTGCTGCACTCGCCCGGCGGCCTCGCCGCCAAGCTGGCCCTGGTGCGCTGGGCGCTGCCCGTCGGCTACGGACCCGCGTCGGGCATCCGCGCCGGTCGCGACCGGACCCTCGACGAGGAGGTCCGCGCCCGTGGGCTGGCCGGCCCCCTGACCGAGCAGGTGCTGCGTCCCTTCCTCGCCGGCGTCCTCGCCGACGAGCGCCTGGAGACCTCGCGGCGCCTGGGCGAGATGATCCTGCGCTCCTTCGTCCGCGGCACCCCCGCGCTCCCCCGCGCCGGCATGCAGGCGCTCCCCGACCAGCTCGCCGGCCGGCTCGCCGAGGGCACCGTGAGGTACGCCGTGCGCGCCAAGATCGTCGCCGGCAACCGGGTCGTCACCGACCACGGCACCGTCGGCGCGACCGCCATGGTGGTGGCGGCCGACCCGCACGCCGCGGCCGACATCCTGCGGCTGCCGCGCCCCACCGTGCGCGCGCTCACGACGTTCTGGTTCCACGCCGGGACCGCCCCGACCGACCGGCCGCTGCTGCACGTCGACGGCGACCGCGACGGTCCGGTGGTCAACACCGCCGTGGTGTCCAACGCCGCCCCGTCGTACGCCGCCCGCGGCGCGCTCGTGCAGGCGACCGTCATCGGGGCCCGTCCCGAGCTGGCGGACGACGCCCGCCGCCAGGCCGGCCGGGTGTACGGCGCGTCCCCCGCCGCGTGGGAACTGGTGCGCACCGACGTGATCGCCCACGCGCTGCCGGCCTTCCCGGTCGGCACCCCTCTGCAGCGGCGCGTCGACCTGGGCGACGGCGTCTTCGTCGCGGGCGACCACCGCGACACCCCCTCGATCCAGGGCGCCCTGGTCTCGGGGAGGCGCGCGGCCGACGCCGTGCTCGCCCGCCTGGGCGTCACGGCCGCCTAG
- a CDS encoding EcsC family protein → MGITRTIGSKLAPHAGDIAPGPVAEVVHQALDRAIRGFGPLDGAREAADNELEDQGGDVEKAIAKLISGHVRLSGVEGFATNLGGLATAAVTVPANISGLALLQCRMVGAIAHLRGHDLDDSRVRNAVLATMMGKEAVTGLVKKGKLPGTPYQIATLPASEVDARAAKAETKLREEQPDDAQQEPDVPKSRRKARTQLDRVVGSQVAAGLIADVGGKRLATFAGKRIPVVGGVIGAGSDAWNTRSVGHYAREQFRPV, encoded by the coding sequence ATGGGAATCACACGCACGATCGGCTCCAAGCTCGCCCCGCACGCGGGTGACATCGCCCCGGGCCCGGTCGCCGAGGTCGTCCACCAGGCGCTCGACCGCGCCATCCGCGGCTTCGGCCCCCTCGACGGTGCCCGCGAGGCCGCCGACAACGAGCTGGAGGACCAGGGCGGTGACGTCGAGAAGGCGATCGCCAAGCTGATCTCGGGCCACGTGCGGCTCTCGGGCGTCGAGGGCTTCGCCACCAACCTCGGCGGCCTCGCCACGGCCGCGGTCACCGTGCCGGCCAACATCAGCGGACTGGCGCTGCTGCAGTGCCGCATGGTCGGGGCGATCGCCCACCTGCGCGGCCACGACCTCGACGACAGCCGGGTCCGCAACGCCGTGCTCGCGACCATGATGGGCAAGGAGGCCGTGACCGGCCTGGTCAAGAAGGGCAAGCTGCCCGGCACGCCCTACCAGATCGCGACGCTGCCGGCCTCGGAGGTGGACGCCCGCGCGGCAAAGGCGGAGACCAAGCTGCGCGAGGAGCAGCCGGACGACGCGCAGCAGGAGCCCGACGTCCCGAAGTCCCGCCGCAAGGCCCGCACCCAGCTGGACCGCGTGGTCGGCTCCCAGGTCGCAGCCGGCCTCATCGCCGACGTCGGGGGCAAGCGGCTCGCGACCTTCGCCGGCAAGCGGATCCCGGTCGTCGGCGGCGTCATCGGCGCCGGCAGCGACGCGTGGAACACCCGCTCGGTCGGCCACTACGCCCGGGAGCAGTTCCGCCCCGTCTGA
- a CDS encoding pyridoxamine 5'-phosphate oxidase family protein, with amino-acid sequence MAKQRDQITMSPEEVDTFLRQQRSASVATLGPQGQVHLVAMWFAYLDGEVWIETKAKSQKVVNLRRDPTMSVLVEAGHTYDQLRGVALEGRGEVVEDPDAIWRVGVDVFERYQGPYTEELRPLVEAMLAKRVVVRLRVERTRSWDHRKLGMGPVELGGTTAAHVG; translated from the coding sequence ATGGCGAAGCAGCGCGACCAGATCACGATGTCCCCCGAGGAGGTCGACACCTTCCTGCGGCAGCAGCGCAGCGCGTCGGTGGCCACGCTCGGGCCGCAGGGCCAGGTGCACCTGGTGGCGATGTGGTTCGCCTACCTCGACGGCGAGGTCTGGATCGAGACCAAGGCCAAGTCGCAGAAGGTCGTCAACCTGCGCCGCGACCCCACGATGTCGGTGCTCGTCGAGGCCGGCCACACCTACGACCAGCTCCGCGGCGTCGCCCTGGAGGGCCGGGGCGAGGTGGTCGAGGACCCCGACGCGATCTGGCGCGTGGGCGTCGACGTCTTCGAGCGCTACCAGGGGCCCTACACCGAGGAGCTGCGTCCCCTGGTGGAGGCGATGCTGGCCAAGCGCGTCGTGGTCCGCCTCCGGGTGGAGCGCACCCGGTCGTGGGACCACCGCAAGCTCGGCATGGGCCCGGTCGAGCTCGGCGGCACCACGGCAGCCCACGTCGGGTAG